In the Brassica napus cultivar Da-Ae chromosome A7, Da-Ae, whole genome shotgun sequence genome, one interval contains:
- the LOC106350726 gene encoding uncharacterized protein LOC106350726, with protein MQLQNQGIGWISRDSTGRLLWAGAQRYRGMGSPIETEATALKWAMQTMLRLGYTQVIFETDSMVLASMIAGREPIWPKLYPIIQEISHLLSTSRSYRVEYYSREGNKSADRIAKEALSFMNYVSKLYSMVPSWLKQIFEVDVSMLGVNNDVGPNSFG; from the coding sequence ATGCAACTCCAGAATCAAGGCATTGGTTGGATAAGTAGAGATTCTACTGGTCGGTTGCTGTGGGCTGGAGCTCAACGGTATCGAGGAATGGGATCACCAATAGAAACTGAAGCAACAGCTCTCAAATGGGCAATGCAAACGATGCTGAGACTGGGATACACTCAGGTCATCTTTGAAACAGATTCTATGGTATTAGCGAGCATGATTGCGGGAAGGGAACCTATTTGGCCAAAGCTCTATCCAATCATCCAAGAAATCTCCCATCTTCTCTCGACAAGCCGGAGCTATAGGGTCGAGTATTACTCACGAGAAGGTAACAAGTCGGCAGATAGGATAGCGAAGGAAGCTCTTTCTTTTATGAATTATGTTTCTAAGTTGTATTCTATGGTGCCAAGTTGGTTAAAACAGATCTTTGAGGTGGATGTATCTATGTTAGGAGTGAACAATGATGTAGGTCCAAACTCTTTTGGTTAA
- the LOC125576645 gene encoding uncharacterized protein LOC125576645 isoform X2 gives MEKAVCNHGFFMMAPNVWDPKSKSLTRPMTVSNSSSVSVTISHPRTLSFLVIQVHGINNVSRVDEELILQQVGRMLRISDEDGRDVTEFQQLHEDAKKYGFGRIFRSPFLFEDMVKSILLSNITWERTLGACKCGMFERDARDSSTILLRQILSIPVFSLLV, from the exons ATGGAGAAAGCGGTATGTAACCATGGCTTCTTCATGATGGCTCCAAACGTGTGGGACCCCAAATCTAAGTCACTAACTCGACCTATGACCGTTTCAAATTCCTCTTCTGTCAGTGTGACCATCTCTCACCCTCGCACTCTCTCTTTTCTTGTGATCCAAGTTCACGGCATCAACAATGTCTCAAGGGTCGACGAAGAACTCATCTTGCAACAAGTGGGAAGGATGCTGAGAATATCAGATGAGGACGGTCGTGACGTGACCGAGTTCCAACAACTTCATGAGGATGCAAAGAAGTATGGTTTCGGTCGAATTTTCCGCTCGCCCTTTCTCTTTGAAGATATGGTGAAATCCATCTTGTTGTCTAACATTACTTGGGAGAGGACACTAG GTGCATGTAAATGTGGAATGTTCGAAAGAGACGCTAGAGACAGCAGCACAATCCTTTTACGACAGATTCTCTCCATTCCAGTCTTTAGCCTACTG GTTTGA
- the LOC125576645 gene encoding uncharacterized protein LOC125576645 isoform X1 — MEKAVCNHGFFMMAPNVWDPKSKSLTRPMTVSNSSSVSVTISHPRTLSFLVIQVHGINNVSRVDEELILQQVGRMLRISDEDGRDVTEFQQLHEDAKKYGFGRIFRSPFLFEDMVKSILLSNITWERTLGACKCGMFERDARDSSTILLRQILSIPVFSLLVCF; from the exons ATGGAGAAAGCGGTATGTAACCATGGCTTCTTCATGATGGCTCCAAACGTGTGGGACCCCAAATCTAAGTCACTAACTCGACCTATGACCGTTTCAAATTCCTCTTCTGTCAGTGTGACCATCTCTCACCCTCGCACTCTCTCTTTTCTTGTGATCCAAGTTCACGGCATCAACAATGTCTCAAGGGTCGACGAAGAACTCATCTTGCAACAAGTGGGAAGGATGCTGAGAATATCAGATGAGGACGGTCGTGACGTGACCGAGTTCCAACAACTTCATGAGGATGCAAAGAAGTATGGTTTCGGTCGAATTTTCCGCTCGCCCTTTCTCTTTGAAGATATGGTGAAATCCATCTTGTTGTCTAACATTACTTGGGAGAGGACACTAG GTGCATGTAAATGTGGAATGTTCGAAAGAGACGCTAGAGACAGCAGCACAATCCTTTTACGACAGATTCTCTCCATTCCAGTCTTTAGCCTACTGGTTTGCTTCTAG
- the LOC106376199 gene encoding 60S ribosomal protein L28-1-like has product MATVPGQLIWEIVKTNNCFLVKQFGRGNAKVQFSKEKNNLCNLNSYKHSGLANKKTVTIQPADKDQGVVLATTKTKKQNKPKVSVNKSILKKEFPRMSKAVANQVVDNYYRPDLKKFALARLSVISKSIRVAKSGAKQRNRQA; this is encoded by the exons ATGGCGACAGTACCAGGACAATTGATATGGGAGATCGTTAAGACCAACAACTGTTTCTTGGTCAAACAGTTCGGAAGAGGCAATGCTAAGGTTCAGTTCAGCAAAGAGAAGAACAATCTCTGCAACCTTAACTCCTACAAGCACTCTG GTCTTGCAAACAAGAAGACAGTGACCATCCAGCCAGCTGACAAGGATCAAGGTGTTGTTTTGGCCACCACCAAGACCAAGAAGCAGAACAAGCCTAAGGTCTCTGTCAACAAGTCTATCCTTAAGAAGGAATTCCCCAGGATGTCCAAGGCTGTCGCTAACCAG GTGGTGGACAACTACTACAGGCCAGACTTGAAGAAATTCGCTCTTGCTAGACTCAGTGTCATCAGCAAAAGCATTAGGGTTGCCAAGTCCGGTGCCAAGCAAAGAAACCGTCAAGCTTAA
- the LOC125576646 gene encoding 40S ribosomal protein S15a-2 produces MGRRILNDALRTIVNAEKRGKASVELKPVSTVMSSFLRIMKEKGYIKNYQVHDPHRVGRITVDLQGRVNDCKALTYRQDVKAKEIGQYTERTLPTRQWGYVVVTTPDGILDHEEAIKRNVGGQVLGFFY; encoded by the exons atggggaggaggatacTGAACGACGCGTTGAGGACGATCGTGAATGCGGAGAAGCGAGGGAAAGCTTCTGTGGAGTTGAAGCCTGTCTCTACCGTTATGTCTTCCTTCCTCCGAATCATGAAGGAGAAAG GTTACATCAAGAACTATCAAGTCCATGATCCGCACAGAGTTGGAAGAATAACTGTTGATCTACAAGGAAGGGTTAATGATTGCAAAGCTCTCACTTACAGGCAAGACGTCAAGGCTAAAGAGATTGGGCAGTACACAGAACGCACTCTTCCAACCCGCCAG TGGGGTTATGTTGTGGTTACCACTCCTGATGGCATTTTGGACCATGAAGAGGCTATCAAGAGGAATGTTGGTGGTCAGGTCCTAGGTTTCTTCTATTAA
- the LOC125576644 gene encoding uncharacterized protein LOC125576644, translated as MKKVLHRGFKPAKCKTALQMANSRLKILKNKKEIQIKQLRRELAQLLEAGNTPTARIRVEHVVREEKTVAAYELIGIYCELIVVRLGVIESQKNCPIDLKEAVASVLFASQRLSDVPELSEIVKQFTTKYGKDFATSAIELRPDSGVSRLLVDKLSVKAPDGPTKVKILTEIAEEHNVVWEAQSFVEPDPRDKFLSGASSFQSASSVNVVDSSRIPNKEQYSSVQAPAPVNVQHGASERNSYYASDGRSSSRSDNVTSGTADDYHHPNARPSRSRPDEGECRNPNHGESKQRWETEFVDSTDAARAAAEAAERASFAARAAAELSSKERMTRQNSTESHMSSASVNFRNEPSHRRDRSNVSEDHSSPRHNVRMQYQDMNRTQQDRYGRGKEPENPPAVQPSERHYLNNNSRKSGSFGREKQPSEDKTDLNVGYSEDVQFKKQSSRASSHSHSSNYSDEHVIDSDYMKSPKAVEENIFATEYDRQSQSSFKDKDLHDHGHDDAGTFDDYSSFFDKPKFDAEDDEYDHGVGFSLLGSKAPSLTPTPAASWSFKSDHSKSHGNHSSSSQVFQESPLFDDVPASPPAFYHEPDRHAKFDNYDPNSESEDDQPRHRGKVDETVNLTSHRSQKFEVSDPVGREFCPVETDEHKDDSRTREESDSEADALTGLSFKPLVGGFRNKKTLPPYRMSLARNETSSKSGKEHNGTDDAGKSVSTPRSSRKASISEKRPSSIPPQPSSSDDDDSEIQLRSRRPETKPQTSYRDSRFSHDDPEEELPGQAFVRSQEKTHKPTTRVRDQNRSNFKIPASAWYEDDEEEVERVSAKPVKITGVSLRTKGQVKAHEKRSFPVTPTRTNQESHDQPSPKSTSGQKTVSSSVPPTVKSPDPETPSRERASHVHPNLPDCDDIFARLGALRTPNRR; from the exons ATGAAGAAGGTTCTTCATCGAGGCTTTAAGCCTGCTAAATG TAAAACAGCTTTACAAATGGCGAATTCACGCCTGAAGATACTCAAGAACAAAAAGGAGATTCAGATCAAACAGCTGAGGCGAGAGTTAGCTCAATTGCTCGAAGCTGGGAATACCCCTACCGCTAGAATTCGT GTGGAACATGTCGTGAGGGAAGAGAAGACAGTGGCTGCTTATGAACTCATTGGGATCTACTGCGAACTTATTGTTGTTCGTTTGGGTGTTATCGAGTCTCAAAA AAACTGCCCCATTGATCTGAAAGAAGCGGTTGCCAGCGTCTTATTCGCTTCCCAGAGGTTATCAGATGTCCCTGAGCTCTCAGAGATCGTTAAGCAATTCACTACCAAGTACGGGAAGGATTTTGCTACCTCTGCTATTGAGCTGCGTCCAGATTCTGGTGTCAGTCGCTTG CTGGTGGATAAATTATCTGTCAAAGCCCCTGATGGTCCAACAAAGGTCAAGATTTTGACGGAGATAGCTGAGGAGCATAATGTTGTTTGGGAGGCACAGTCTTTTGTTGAACCGGATCCAAGAGACAAGTTTTTG AGTGGAGCAAGCTCGTTTCAGTCAGCGAGTAGTGTAAACGTTGTGGATTCCTCTAGAATCCCAAACAAGGAACAATATTCAAGCGTTCAAGCTCCAGCACCTGTTAATGTTCAACATGGAGCAAGCGAAAGGAACTCTTATTATGCAAGTGATGGAAGATCTTCAAGCCGTAGCGACAATGTTACTTCTGGGACGGCTGATGACTATCATCATCCAAATGCACGACCTTCTC GGTCTAGGCCTGATGAAGGAGAATGTAGAAATCCCAATCATGGCGAAAGTAAGCAAAGGTGGGAAACAGAGTTTGTTGATTCTACAGATGCTGCACGTGCTGCTGCTGAAGCCGCTGAGAGAGCAAGTTTCGCTGCTAGAGCAGCTGCTGAGCTTTCTAGCAAGGAAAGGATGACGAGGCAGAATTCAACAGAGTCGCATATGTCCTCTGCATCTGTCAATTTCAGAAACGAGCCTTCACATAGACGTGACAGATCGAATGTTTCTGAAGATCATTCATCTCCAAGACACAATGTTAGGATGCAGTATCAAGATATGAACAGAACCCAACAAGATAGATATGGTAGGGGAAAGGAACCTGAGAATCCTCCTGCAGTTCAGCCATCAGAGAGACATTACCTGAATAATAACTCGAGAAAGAGTGGTTCCTTTGGTAGAGAGAAGCAGCCAAGCGAGGATAAGACAGATTTAAATGTTGGTTATTCGGAAGATGTTCAGTTCAAGAAGCAGTCAAGCAGAGCTTCATCACATTCACATTCAAGTAATTATTCTGATGAGCATGTCATTGACTCGGACTATATGAAGTCACCAAAAGCCGTGGAGGAGAATATCTTTGCAACTGAATATGATCGCCAATCTCAGAGCAGCTTTAAAGATAAAGATTTACATGATCATGGACATGATGATGCTGGTACTTTTGATGATTATAGCTCCTTTTTTGATAAACCTAAATTCGATGCTGAAGATGATGAATATGATCATGGAGTGGGATTCTCATTGCTTGGCAGCAAAGCACCTAGCCTTACGCCAACACCAGCTGCTTCCTGGAGCTTTAAAAGTGATCATAGTAAGTCTCATGGAAACCACAGCTCAAGCTCACAAGTCTTCCAAGAGAGCCCATTGTTTGATGATGTCCCTGCAAGTCCTCCTGCTTTTTACCATGAGCCAGATCGCCATGCTAAGTTTGACAACTATGATCCAAATTCAGAAAGTGAAGATGATCAGCCGAGACACAGAGGTAAAGTTGATGAAACGGTGAATCTGACATCTCATCGATCTCAGAAGTTTGAAGTCTCTGATCCTGTGGGACGTGAGTTTTGCCCTGTAGAGACAGATGAACATAAAGATGATTCAAGGACAAGGGAAGAATCAGATTCTGAGGCAGATGCTCTGACTGGTCTGAGTTTTAAACCTTTGGTCGGTGGATTCAGGAACAAAAAGACACTCCCGCCATATAGAATGAGCCTGGCGAGAAACGAGACATCGTCCAAGTCTGGAAAGGAACATAATGGAACTGATGATGCTGGCAAGTCGGTGTCTACTCCTAGAAGTAGCAGGAAAGCAAGCATCAGCGAGAAGAGACCAAGCTCTATACCGCCGCAACCATCTTctagtgatgatgatgactcaGAGATCCAACTTCGTTCAAGAAGACCAGAAACAAAACCTCAAACCTCATATCGTGATTCCCGTTTCAGCCATGATGACCCAGAGGAAGAACTTCCAGGACAAGCTTTTGTCAGAAGTCAAGAGAAGACTCATAAGCCAACAACGAGAGTAAGAGATCAAAATAGATCAAACTTTAAGATCCCAGCTTCAGCCTGgtatgaagatgatgaagaagaagtcgaAAGAGTCAGTGCCAAGCCAGTTAAAATAACCGGGGTCTCTCTAAGGACTAAGGGGCAAGTGAAAGCTCATGAGAAGCGTTCATTTCCAGTTACACCAACGAGAACCAACCAAGAGTCTCATGACCAGCCATCTCCAAAATCAACTTCAGGACAAAAGACAGTTTCAAGCTCTGTTCCACCAACTGTAAAATCACCAGATCCAGAAACTCCGTCAAGGGAGAGAGCTAGTCATGTTCATCCCAACCTCCCGGATTGTGATGATATCTTTGCAAGGCTTGGCGCTCTTCGTACTCCTAATCGCCGCTGA